TTGTTCTCAAGGCCGATGTTGAATTAGGGGGGACTGATCAGCTGTTTAACCTCCTCATGGGAAGAACAATTCAGAAAAGATCCGGTCAAGAGCCACAGGTGGTGATGACCCTTCCGCTTCTTGTTGGTACCGATGGGACACAGAAAATGAGTAAAAGTTATGGAAACGCAATTGGCATCAACGAAACTCCGACAGAGATGTTCGGAAAGCTGATGTCGATCACCGATGAACTGATGTGGAACTATTATGAATTACTTTCCTGTCTCTCTCTGGATCAGATCGAGACATTGCGGAAATCCGTGAAGGGTGGAAGCGTTCATCCAAAAGAGGCCAAGGGAAGGTTGGCAGAGGAAATTGTCGCTCGTTTTCATGGTCATGCGTTGGCACAAAAGGCAGCCGAAGAGTTTGAAAAGGTATTTGGGCAAAAGGGGAAACCGGATGAGATTGAGGAAATTTCTCTAACTTCTGAAGGGAGTGAGAGGCCGGTCGCTTCGTTAATGTTAGAGGCCGGTCTTGCGTCAAGCAAGTCGGAGGCGCGCCGACTGATCCAGCAAAATGCAGTGATGATTGATGACAAGAAATTCTCGGACCCTTTGGGGAGTATTAAATCCCAAGGATCCTATCTCTTTCAGATAGGCAAAAGGCGTTTTAAAAAACTTAGATTTGTTTAGAAATCGCAAATAATTCTGGATGGACGATCTCTTGTTGACAGACAATAACTCCTGAGTATAATTCGACATTCTTGGGTTGTCCGGTTGGGGGGTTTTCTGCTCTGACTATTCTTAAGGTCAGCAGACCAGAAGTCGTTGACATTCAAGATTTTTTTCTGATAGACGATGCCGCCCTTGGCATTAGATCGCTCTTTGAAAACTAAATAGACATGAATCAGTTGGAACTCGTTAGTTTCTTTTGAAAACTAAAGTCCTTTTGGCCTTCATCCTTAAAATGCGAACCTAAAAGTGA
This is a stretch of genomic DNA from Deltaproteobacteria bacterium. It encodes these proteins:
- a CDS encoding tyrosine--tRNA ligase; this encodes MTKKVEEQIRELRRGVVEIHSEEELIQKLERGKPLRVKAGFDPTAPDLHLGHTVLMQKLRQFQDLGHQVIFLVGDFTAQIGDPSGRSESRPMLSEAQIKDNAKTYLDQVSRILNIQKTEVRYNSEWLSRMSVLEFARLGAMQTVARMLERDDFKKRIRAGQDVSLLEFYYPLMQAQDSVVLKADVELGGTDQLFNLLMGRTIQKRSGQEPQVVMTLPLLVGTDGTQKMSKSYGNAIGINETPTEMFGKLMSITDELMWNYYELLSCLSLDQIETLRKSVKGGSVHPKEAKGRLAEEIVARFHGHALAQKAAEEFEKVFGQKGKPDEIEEISLTSEGSERPVASLMLEAGLASSKSEARRLIQQNAVMIDDKKFSDPLGSIKSQGSYLFQIGKRRFKKLRFV